The Anoxybacillus flavithermus genome has a segment encoding these proteins:
- a CDS encoding cell division protein FtsX — protein sequence MKLNTLRRHFRESFKSLGRNGWMTFASISAVTVTLLLVGVFLVIMLNIQHITKQIERDVEIRVHVDLSATDADKDALRAKLEALSGVEKVTYSSKDEELQKLIESFGEDGQSFRLFEQDNPLSDVFIVKAKNPLDTEKIAKQIEKLPSVGKVKYGKGQIEKLFAATKTIRNVGLALIVGLLFTAMFLISNTIKITIFARRREIEIMRLVGATNGFIRWPFFLEGLWLGVFGAVVPIVIVLSAYSYVFDLLYPKLKDTFFQLLPFYPFAWQLAAVLVLLGACIGIWGSMMSVRRFLKV from the coding sequence ATGAAGCTTAACACCCTTCGTCGTCATTTTCGCGAAAGTTTTAAAAGTCTCGGACGAAACGGTTGGATGACATTCGCGTCCATTAGTGCTGTTACGGTGACGCTTTTGCTTGTCGGTGTGTTTCTCGTCATCATGCTCAATATCCAACATATTACAAAGCAAATTGAGCGCGATGTTGAGATTCGTGTGCATGTTGATTTAAGTGCAACAGACGCAGACAAAGACGCGCTTCGAGCCAAGCTTGAAGCTCTTTCTGGCGTGGAAAAAGTGACGTATTCATCTAAAGATGAAGAGCTACAAAAATTGATTGAAAGCTTTGGAGAAGATGGTCAATCGTTTCGTCTATTTGAACAAGACAACCCGTTAAGTGACGTATTTATTGTGAAAGCAAAAAATCCGCTTGATACAGAAAAAATCGCCAAACAAATCGAAAAACTCCCATCTGTTGGAAAAGTGAAATACGGAAAAGGACAAATCGAAAAATTGTTTGCCGCGACGAAAACGATCCGCAATGTCGGATTAGCGCTTATTGTCGGGCTGCTATTTACAGCAATGTTTCTCATCTCCAATACAATTAAAATTACGATTTTTGCCCGCCGTCGCGAAATTGAGATTATGAGATTAGTAGGCGCGACAAACGGATTTATCCGCTGGCCGTTTTTTCTTGAAGGGCTATGGCTTGGCGTTTTCGGAGCAGTTGTTCCGATTGTGATCGTTCTTTCAGCGTACTCGTACGTATTTGATTTATTATATCCAAAGTTAAAAGATACATTTTTTCAATTGCTTCCGTTTTATCCGTTCGCATGGCAGTTGGCAGCTGTGCTCGTCTTATTAGGCGCATGTATCGGCATATGGGGAAGCATGATGTCCGTCAGACGATTTTTAAAAGTATAG
- a CDS encoding excinuclease ABC subunit B, whose protein sequence is MVDTFQLVSAYKPQGDQPKAIAKLVEGIQQGKKHQTLLGATGTGKTFTISNVIQQVNKPTLVIAHNKTLAGQLYSEFKQFFPNNAVEYFVSYYDYYQPEAYVPQTDTYIEKDASINDEIDKLRHSATSALFERRDVIIIASVSCIYGLGSPEEYRELVVSLRVGMEIERDHLLRRLVDIQYERNDIDFRRGTFRVRGDVVEIFPASRDEHCIRIEFFGDEIERIREVDALTGHVMAEREHVAIFPASHFVTREEKMKLAIENIEKELEERLHELREQGKLLEAQRLEQRTRYDIEMMKEMGFCSGIENYSRHLTLRPPGSTPYTLLDYFPDDFLIVIDESHVTLPQIRGMYNGDKARKEVLVEHGFRLPSALDNRPLTFEEFEQKVNQVIYVSATPGPYELEHCPEVVEQIIRPTGLLDPTIDVRPIAGQIDDLVDEIQKRIARKERTLVTTLTKKMAEDLTDYLKDIGIQVAYLHSEIKTLERIEIIRDLRLGKYDVLVGINLLREGLDIPEVSLVAILDADKEGFLRSERSLIQTIGRAARNANGHVIMYADTITKSMEIAINETKRRRAIQEAYNREHGIVPKTIQKDIPDVIRATFAAEEKETYETKDVRHLSKEERVAFIAQLEQEMKEAAKALHFERAAELRDLILQLKAEV, encoded by the coding sequence ATTGTGGACACATTTCAATTAGTATCCGCTTATAAGCCGCAAGGTGATCAGCCGAAAGCGATCGCGAAGCTTGTCGAAGGGATTCAGCAAGGGAAAAAGCATCAAACATTGCTTGGAGCAACAGGAACAGGTAAAACGTTTACGATTTCTAATGTCATTCAACAAGTCAATAAACCAACGCTCGTCATCGCTCATAATAAAACGTTAGCGGGGCAGCTATATAGCGAGTTTAAACAATTTTTTCCTAACAATGCTGTTGAATACTTTGTCAGCTACTATGATTATTATCAGCCGGAAGCGTATGTGCCGCAGACGGATACGTACATTGAAAAAGATGCAAGCATTAACGATGAAATTGATAAATTACGCCATTCGGCTACTTCAGCGCTATTTGAACGACGCGATGTCATTATTATCGCGAGCGTTTCATGTATTTATGGGTTAGGTTCGCCTGAAGAATATCGCGAACTTGTCGTTTCGCTTCGTGTCGGCATGGAAATCGAGCGGGATCATTTGCTTCGTCGCCTTGTCGACATCCAATATGAACGAAACGATATTGATTTTCGCCGCGGAACGTTTCGCGTGCGCGGAGATGTCGTTGAAATTTTCCCTGCGTCACGTGATGAGCATTGCATTCGCATTGAGTTTTTTGGTGACGAAATTGAGCGCATTCGCGAAGTAGATGCATTGACGGGGCATGTGATGGCAGAGCGAGAACATGTGGCGATTTTCCCAGCATCGCACTTCGTCACGCGTGAAGAGAAAATGAAGCTAGCCATCGAAAATATTGAAAAGGAATTAGAAGAACGGCTTCATGAGTTGCGTGAGCAAGGAAAATTGCTTGAAGCGCAACGGTTAGAACAACGGACGCGCTACGATATTGAAATGATGAAAGAAATGGGCTTTTGTTCAGGCATTGAAAACTATTCCCGCCATTTAACGTTGCGTCCACCGGGTTCGACGCCTTATACATTATTAGACTATTTTCCTGACGACTTTTTAATTGTCATCGACGAATCGCATGTGACATTGCCGCAAATTCGTGGCATGTATAACGGCGACAAAGCGAGAAAAGAAGTGCTTGTCGAACATGGCTTCCGTTTGCCGTCGGCGTTAGATAACCGTCCATTGACGTTTGAAGAATTTGAACAAAAAGTCAATCAAGTCATTTACGTATCTGCGACACCAGGTCCGTATGAGCTTGAACATTGTCCAGAAGTCGTCGAGCAAATTATTCGTCCGACAGGGTTGCTTGATCCGACGATCGACGTACGGCCAATTGCGGGACAAATTGACGATTTAGTCGATGAAATTCAAAAACGCATCGCTCGTAAAGAACGAACGCTTGTGACGACGTTGACGAAAAAAATGGCGGAAGACTTAACCGATTACTTAAAAGATATTGGCATTCAAGTGGCATATTTGCATTCAGAAATTAAAACGCTTGAGCGAATTGAAATTATTCGTGATTTACGATTAGGAAAATATGATGTGCTCGTCGGCATTAACTTATTGCGAGAAGGGCTTGATATTCCAGAAGTATCGCTTGTCGCCATTTTAGATGCGGATAAAGAAGGCTTTTTACGTTCTGAGCGTTCACTTATTCAAACGATCGGACGAGCGGCGCGCAACGCTAACGGTCACGTCATTATGTATGCCGATACGATCACGAAGTCGATGGAAATTGCGATCAATGAAACGAAGCGACGTCGCGCGATTCAAGAAGCGTATAATCGCGAGCATGGCATCGTACCGAAAACGATTCAAAAAGACATTCCAGATGTCATTCGTGCGACATTTGCCGCGGAAGAAAAAGAAACGTATGAAACGAAAGATGTTCGTCATTTATCAAAAGAAGAGCGTGTTGCGTTCATCGCCCAACTTGAACAAGAAATGAAAGAAGCTGCAAAAGCGCTTCATTTTGAACGTGCGGCAGAACTGCGCGATCTCATTTTACAATTGAAAGCTGAGGTGTAA
- a CDS encoding peptidase M23 produces MRKRWGTIVATAILLFSSVAAPAYAVTKRDIQQKKQQIENVQQKQSSIESKLQQSQQEIERLKAEQQQLDAEIKKLDLAVEETSANIRTKQQNIEETKQQIVALRKEIEEVTARIEQRNELLKERARSLQESGGVVSYLDVLLGAKSFSDFIDRMSAVATIFEADRQIIKEQEADKALKEAKEKELSDKLVSLQEQLTDLQKLKQTLNEQIAAKEKLMAQLKEEQKHEEEKQLALEEEKELLEKQEAAMKNQLQEMIRRQKEQEEARKRALSSRGSSESDSGSLPPASDGAFMRPANGPITSTFGPRWGEFHYGVDIGKRGASVPVVAAADGYVYRSYYSSSYGNVIFIMHYINGQVYTTVYAHLESRLVGEGQNVSKGQMIGYMGNTGRSFGAHLHFELHRGPWNASKSNAVDPMRYVPF; encoded by the coding sequence GTGCGAAAAAGATGGGGAACGATTGTAGCTACTGCAATACTTCTTTTTTCAAGCGTTGCTGCGCCTGCATATGCGGTAACGAAGCGGGACATTCAACAAAAGAAACAACAAATTGAAAACGTACAACAAAAGCAGTCATCGATTGAAAGCAAATTGCAACAGTCCCAACAAGAAATTGAACGGTTGAAAGCAGAGCAACAACAATTAGATGCGGAAATTAAAAAGCTAGATTTAGCGGTAGAAGAAACGAGCGCCAATATTCGTACAAAACAGCAAAATATTGAAGAAACGAAACAACAAATTGTTGCGCTTCGAAAAGAAATCGAAGAAGTCACCGCGCGCATTGAACAGCGCAACGAATTGTTAAAAGAACGCGCCCGCTCGCTGCAAGAAAGCGGCGGGGTAGTGAGTTATTTAGACGTGTTGCTAGGAGCAAAAAGCTTTAGCGACTTTATTGACCGTATGAGCGCAGTAGCAACCATTTTTGAAGCGGATCGTCAAATCATTAAAGAACAAGAAGCGGATAAAGCGTTAAAAGAAGCAAAAGAGAAGGAATTAAGTGACAAACTAGTCAGCTTACAAGAACAACTGACTGATTTACAAAAGTTGAAACAAACATTAAACGAACAAATTGCAGCGAAAGAAAAATTAATGGCACAGTTAAAAGAAGAGCAAAAACATGAGGAAGAAAAACAGCTCGCTTTAGAAGAAGAAAAAGAGTTGCTTGAAAAACAAGAAGCGGCGATGAAAAACCAATTGCAAGAAATGATTCGTCGCCAAAAAGAGCAAGAAGAAGCGCGTAAACGTGCATTGTCAAGCCGTGGATCGTCTGAAAGCGATTCCGGTAGCTTGCCGCCTGCATCAGACGGGGCATTTATGCGCCCAGCGAACGGTCCAATTACATCGACATTTGGCCCGCGTTGGGGTGAATTCCATTACGGCGTAGACATTGGTAAGCGTGGCGCTAGCGTTCCTGTTGTGGCAGCTGCTGACGGGTATGTGTATCGCTCATATTATTCATCAAGCTATGGAAACGTTATTTTTATCATGCATTATATTAATGGACAAGTATATACGACCGTATATGCTCATTTAGAATCGCGTCTTGTCGGTGAAGGACAAAACGTCAGCAAAGGCCAAATGATCGGCTATATGGGCAACACAGGTCGTTCGTTTGGTGCGCACTTACATTTTGAGTTGCATCGCGGACCTTGGAATGCATCGAAATCGAATGCAGTAGACCCAATGCGATACGTTCCGTTTTAA
- a CDS encoding protein CsbA has protein sequence MWFVLALIVPALLVILFTRVTYNHYVGTLLTAALLIASYVKGYTDQLYEIAADLASLIVGFLYAKHMVEKQKQS, from the coding sequence ATGTGGTTTGTATTAGCATTAATTGTACCGGCATTGTTAGTGATTTTGTTTACAAGAGTGACGTATAACCATTATGTCGGCACACTGCTTACGGCTGCATTACTAATTGCGTCGTATGTGAAAGGATATACCGACCAATTGTACGAAATTGCAGCCGATTTGGCATCACTTATTGTCGGATTTTTATATGCAAAACACATGGTGGAGAAACAAAAGCAATCGTAA
- a CDS encoding cell division ATP-binding protein FtsE, whose protein sequence is MIEMQDVYKTYPNGVIALNGISVRIKQGEFVYVVGPSGAGKSTFIKMMYREEKPTSGKIMINGVNLANIKDSKVPLLRRNIGIVFQDFKLLPKLTVYENVAFALEVIEESPKNIRKRVMEVLDLVRLKHKARFYPDELSGGEQQRVSIARSIVNNPSIVIADEPTGNLDPDTSWEIMDIFERINDRGTTIVMATHNREIVNTIRKRVIAIERGKIARDELKGEYGYEA, encoded by the coding sequence ATGATCGAAATGCAAGATGTATATAAAACGTATCCGAACGGAGTTATCGCATTAAACGGGATTTCCGTTCGCATTAAGCAAGGTGAATTTGTATATGTCGTCGGTCCGAGCGGTGCTGGGAAATCGACGTTTATTAAAATGATGTATCGCGAAGAAAAACCGACAAGCGGCAAAATTATGATTAACGGCGTGAACTTAGCGAATATAAAAGACAGTAAAGTGCCGTTGCTTCGCCGAAATATCGGGATCGTCTTTCAAGACTTCAAGCTTCTTCCAAAGTTAACGGTGTATGAAAACGTCGCGTTTGCTTTGGAAGTCATTGAAGAATCGCCAAAAAACATTCGCAAGCGCGTCATGGAAGTGCTTGACTTAGTGCGGCTAAAACATAAAGCGCGCTTTTATCCAGACGAATTGTCTGGAGGGGAACAGCAACGCGTGTCAATTGCGCGTTCGATCGTCAACAATCCGTCGATTGTCATTGCGGACGAGCCGACAGGAAACTTAGATCCAGACACATCGTGGGAAATTATGGACATTTTCGAACGCATTAACGATCGTGGAACGACGATTGTCATGGCAACACATAACCGTGAAATCGTCAATACGATTCGCAAGCGCGTCATTGCGATTGAACGCGGGAAAATTGCACGCGACGAATTGAAGGGGGAATACGGTTATGAAGCTTAA
- a CDS encoding MerR family transcriptional regulator, translating into MELKTSVVAKRLGVSTKTVQRWVKKYNIPCTKNEAGHYVFTSEAIEQLEKYKFLAVDEEEKEHVDWEEVEQRLHELERKIEQKADDVVSFQLLQHRREMEEMLHYMQQLEQRIAQLEKQKQIEPAIEQPTKQKRRGIISFFL; encoded by the coding sequence ATGGAACTAAAGACGAGCGTAGTGGCAAAGCGGCTTGGGGTATCGACAAAAACGGTGCAACGTTGGGTGAAAAAATATAACATTCCATGCACAAAAAATGAAGCAGGGCATTACGTATTTACGAGCGAAGCAATCGAACAATTAGAAAAGTATAAGTTTCTTGCTGTCGATGAAGAAGAAAAAGAACATGTTGATTGGGAAGAAGTAGAACAACGATTACACGAACTGGAACGGAAAATCGAACAAAAAGCAGATGACGTCGTCTCCTTTCAATTGCTGCAACATCGCCGCGAAATGGAAGAAATGCTCCACTATATGCAACAGCTCGAACAACGCATCGCACAACTTGAAAAACAAAAACAAATCGAACCAGCTATCGAGCAACCAACAAAACAAAAACGACGTGGCATTATTAGCTTCTTTTTATAA
- a CDS encoding cytochrome C551, producing the protein MKKKLLSLFAGTAIVLAACGGGDSASEKPANGGGDTASAAEAIYKKSCASCHGQNLEGGVGPALDKVGGKYSQDEIKNIIANGRGGMPGGLLQGDDVDKVAEWLAAKK; encoded by the coding sequence ATGAAGAAAAAGCTACTTAGCTTATTTGCTGGTACAGCGATTGTGTTAGCAGCTTGTGGCGGAGGGGATAGCGCGAGCGAAAAGCCAGCCAACGGCGGTGGAGATACAGCTTCAGCCGCAGAAGCGATTTACAAAAAGTCGTGTGCAAGCTGTCATGGACAAAATTTAGAAGGTGGCGTTGGACCTGCCCTTGATAAAGTAGGCGGAAAATATTCACAAGACGAAATTAAAAACATTATCGCAAACGGTCGCGGTGGTATGCCGGGTGGCTTACTCCAAGGAGACGATGTCGATAAAGTAGCGGAGTGGCTAGCAGCGAAAAAGTAA
- a CDS encoding signal protein PDZ: MEVWGWTSLQAFGTFWLQPLLYYAFIFALFIGWRRVQRERRHFHTRVYRTSREWRALIRSRSWFALIFSIVTVGAGIVLPNDTLVFWAMVTIICSFFMQLRLLSPAYVGSIVIFTVSFLAQMKWAQPFFVRFFPHVAQTSVTALALLMGLLLFIETWLVHREGAELSSPQLVTSKRGLTIGEQVVQRLWIVPLMIPVPGDGVQSFAAWWPIIAGGDAYSFVLVPFLLGFSQRVQTGMPVHLTKWTARRIGWLASVVSLLAIGSYWFNPLAIVSAVVAIVWREWIALSAKLYEQKFPPYFTKRTNGLVILGVLPDTPAHKMALSVGEVIVKVNGTPVATEDEFYAALQQNRAFCKLEVLDESGEVRFAQTALFEGEHHELGLLFVRDEG; the protein is encoded by the coding sequence ATGGAAGTATGGGGATGGACGTCGCTGCAGGCGTTCGGAACGTTTTGGTTGCAACCTTTACTATATTATGCGTTCATCTTTGCGTTGTTTATTGGTTGGCGTCGTGTACAAAGGGAAAGACGACATTTTCATACGCGCGTCTACCGAACATCGCGTGAGTGGCGTGCGCTCATTCGTTCACGTAGCTGGTTCGCACTCATTTTTTCAATTGTGACTGTTGGGGCAGGGATTGTGCTTCCAAACGATACGCTCGTCTTTTGGGCAATGGTGACGATCATATGTAGTTTTTTTATGCAGCTTCGATTGTTATCACCTGCATATGTAGGGAGCATCGTTATATTTACCGTTAGTTTTTTGGCGCAAATGAAGTGGGCACAGCCGTTTTTTGTTCGTTTCTTCCCACACGTCGCACAAACGAGTGTAACCGCCTTAGCGCTTCTTATGGGGTTGCTTTTGTTTATTGAAACGTGGCTCGTTCACCGTGAAGGAGCAGAACTCAGCTCTCCGCAACTTGTGACGAGTAAGCGAGGGCTTACGATCGGTGAGCAAGTTGTTCAACGGCTTTGGATTGTTCCATTAATGATTCCTGTACCAGGAGATGGTGTGCAATCGTTTGCTGCTTGGTGGCCGATCATTGCAGGTGGTGACGCATATTCGTTTGTGCTAGTACCGTTTTTACTCGGTTTTTCTCAACGCGTACAAACGGGAATGCCTGTTCATTTGACGAAATGGACAGCAAGACGTATCGGTTGGTTAGCATCAGTTGTCAGTTTATTGGCTATCGGTAGTTATTGGTTTAATCCACTCGCGATCGTTAGTGCTGTTGTAGCAATCGTATGGAGAGAGTGGATTGCCTTATCAGCGAAGTTGTATGAACAAAAATTCCCACCCTATTTTACAAAGCGAACGAATGGACTTGTGATTTTAGGAGTGTTGCCTGACACGCCAGCGCATAAAATGGCGCTTTCGGTTGGGGAAGTGATCGTGAAGGTAAACGGTACACCTGTGGCAACAGAAGACGAATTTTACGCAGCATTGCAACAAAACCGTGCGTTTTGTAAGCTAGAAGTATTGGACGAAAGCGGAGAAGTTCGCTTTGCACAAACAGCTTTATTTGAAGGCGAACATCACGAGCTTGGACTGTTATTCGTAAGAGATGAGGGATAG
- a CDS encoding peptidase S41 gives MNKKTIAALMVLSMLFGSGVTYVGMQSLSSDTSTMTINIPTTTEKPSNEELQKIEQAYSMIKQKYVQNVDEKQLIDGAIQGMIATLKDPYSVYMDKETAERFNESLDSSFEGIGAEVSMVDGKVTIVAPFKGSPAEKAGLRPNDQIMKVNGESLEGLDLYEAVLKIRGKKGTIARLEVIRPGVSGVLTIEVVRDEIPIETVYASMKEVNGKQIGYIEITSFAEKTAEDFKKKLADFEKKGIAGLIIDVRGNPGGYLQSVEDILQVLVPKDKPYVQIEERDGDKQQFFSNMTKKKEYPIAVLIDNGSASASEILAAALKEAGGYMLVGEKTFGKGTVQQALPMDDGSHIKLTLYKWLTPNGNWIHQKGIEPDVKVKQPDFFYAHPLQIDKPLAYDMNNEQVKSAQQMLKGLGFDPGREDGYFSKQTEQAVQSFQKANGLQVTGKIDKQTANMLQTKVMEAVRDERYDEQLKRALQLIAK, from the coding sequence ATGAATAAAAAAACAATCGCAGCACTCATGGTTTTATCGATGTTGTTCGGCTCTGGGGTGACGTATGTCGGGATGCAGTCGCTTTCTTCTGATACGTCAACGATGACGATTAACATCCCCACAACAACGGAGAAGCCATCGAACGAAGAACTACAAAAAATTGAACAAGCATACAGCATGATTAAACAAAAATACGTTCAAAACGTAGATGAAAAACAGCTCATTGATGGTGCGATTCAAGGAATGATTGCGACGTTAAAAGACCCATACTCTGTTTATATGGATAAAGAAACAGCAGAGCGGTTTAACGAGTCGCTTGATTCTTCTTTCGAAGGAATTGGGGCAGAAGTAAGCATGGTCGACGGCAAAGTGACGATCGTTGCTCCATTTAAAGGATCACCTGCGGAAAAAGCAGGGCTTCGTCCGAACGATCAAATTATGAAAGTCAATGGCGAAAGTTTAGAAGGGCTTGATTTATATGAAGCGGTACTAAAAATTCGCGGAAAAAAAGGAACGATTGCTCGTTTAGAAGTCATTCGTCCGGGAGTTAGCGGCGTTTTAACGATTGAAGTCGTTCGTGACGAAATTCCGATTGAAACCGTATATGCATCAATGAAAGAAGTAAATGGCAAACAAATTGGCTACATTGAAATTACATCATTTGCAGAAAAAACAGCTGAAGATTTCAAAAAGAAGTTAGCTGATTTCGAGAAAAAAGGAATCGCGGGACTAATCATCGACGTGCGCGGCAACCCAGGTGGATATTTACAAAGTGTGGAAGACATTTTGCAAGTGCTTGTGCCAAAAGATAAACCGTACGTCCAAATTGAAGAACGCGATGGGGATAAACAGCAATTTTTCTCAAATATGACGAAGAAAAAAGAGTATCCGATTGCTGTGCTCATTGATAACGGCAGCGCCTCAGCGTCAGAAATTTTAGCAGCGGCATTAAAAGAAGCGGGTGGTTATATGCTCGTTGGTGAAAAAACGTTCGGAAAAGGAACGGTACAACAAGCGTTGCCGATGGATGACGGTAGCCATATTAAATTAACGTTATATAAATGGCTAACACCGAATGGAAATTGGATTCATCAAAAAGGCATTGAACCAGATGTGAAAGTAAAACAGCCTGACTTTTTCTATGCTCATCCGCTTCAAATCGATAAGCCGTTGGCATATGACATGAACAACGAACAAGTGAAAAGTGCACAACAAATGTTAAAAGGTCTCGGTTTTGACCCGGGTCGCGAAGATGGCTACTTTAGCAAACAGACCGAGCAAGCTGTTCAATCGTTTCAAAAAGCGAATGGCTTACAAGTGACCGGAAAAATTGATAAGCAAACAGCGAATATGTTGCAAACAAAAGTGATGGAAGCCGTTCGCGACGAACGATACGATGAACAATTGAAACGGGCATTGCAACTCATTGCGAAATAA
- a CDS encoding peptide chain release factor 2: MAAPDFWDDQKAAQAVISEANALKDLVGEFRSLEERFENLEVTYELVKEEPDEELQKELVAEAKKLSKDFSEFELQLLLNEPYDKNNAILELHPGAGGTESQDWASMLLRMYTRWAEKKGYKVETLDYLPGEEAGIKSVTLLIKGHNAYGYLKAEKGVHRLVRISPFDASGRRHTSFVSCEVVPEFDDNIEIDVRPDEIKVDTYRSSGAGGQHVNTTDSAVRITHIPTGIVVTCQSERSQIKNREKAMNMLKAKLYQKKLEEQQAELAEIRGEQKEIGWGSQIRSYVFHPYSLVKDHRTNTEVGNVQAVMDGEIDVFIDAYLRSKLKQG; encoded by the coding sequence ATGGCTGCCCCTGACTTTTGGGACGATCAAAAAGCAGCTCAGGCGGTCATTAGCGAAGCAAATGCGCTAAAAGATTTAGTGGGCGAGTTTCGCTCACTTGAAGAGCGATTTGAAAATTTAGAAGTGACATACGAGCTTGTCAAAGAAGAGCCCGATGAAGAATTACAAAAAGAGCTCGTAGCTGAGGCGAAAAAACTATCGAAAGACTTTAGCGAATTTGAATTGCAACTCCTATTAAATGAACCGTACGATAAAAATAATGCCATTTTAGAGCTTCATCCTGGCGCAGGTGGAACGGAGTCACAAGACTGGGCGTCGATGTTGTTGCGTATGTATACGCGCTGGGCGGAGAAAAAAGGATACAAAGTGGAAACGCTCGATTATTTACCTGGTGAGGAAGCGGGAATTAAAAGCGTCACGTTGTTAATTAAAGGACATAATGCGTACGGATATTTAAAAGCGGAAAAAGGCGTGCATCGCCTCGTGCGCATTTCTCCGTTTGACGCTTCCGGTCGCCGTCATACATCGTTCGTTTCGTGCGAAGTGGTACCTGAATTTGATGACAACATTGAAATTGACGTGCGTCCAGATGAAATAAAAGTCGATACGTATCGCTCAAGCGGTGCCGGCGGTCAGCACGTCAATACGACTGACTCAGCGGTACGTATTACACATATCCCGACAGGTATTGTCGTCACGTGCCAATCGGAGCGTTCGCAAATTAAAAACCGCGAAAAAGCGATGAATATGTTGAAAGCGAAGTTGTACCAAAAGAAACTAGAAGAACAACAGGCGGAGCTTGCTGAAATTCGCGGTGAACAAAAAGAAATTGGTTGGGGAAGCCAAATTCGCTCATACGTCTTCCATCCATATTCGCTCGTAAAAGATCATCGAACAAATACCGAAGTCGGAAACGTGCAAGCGGTAATGGACGGCGAAATAGACGTCTTTATTGACGCCTATTTACGTTCGAAGTTAAAACAAGGGTAA